From the genome of Scylla paramamosain isolate STU-SP2022 chromosome 37, ASM3559412v1, whole genome shotgun sequence:
TAATtcacattaatatatatatatatatatatatatatatatatatatatatatatatatatatatatatatatatatatatatatatatatatatatatatatatatatatatatatatatatatatatatatatatatatatatatatatatatatatataggtgatagtgtctggcatggaggcgtacattcctcactctttttctcgtcctaaaccttctaaaccttggtttaacacagcttgttctcgtgctatacatgatagagaggtggccctcaaaaggtacttaagccttccatcaccagaatctcatgcactttatatttctgcccggaaccatgccaagtctgttctccaactagccaaaaactccttcattaacagaaaatgtcaaaacctatcaagatctaactcccctcgtgatttctggcatctagccaaaaatatctctaataactttgcttcttcttctttccctcctctacttcaaccagatggcaccactgctatcacatctatttctaaagctgaactctttgctcaaacctttgctaaaaactctaccttggacgattctgggcttgttcctccctctcctccaccctctgactacttcatgccacgtattaaaattcttcgtaatgatgttttccatgccctcgctggcctaaaccctcggaaagcttatggacctgatggggtccctcctattgttctccgaaactgtgcctccgtgcttgcaccttgcctagtcaaactctttcagttctgtctgtcaacatctacctttccttcttgctggaagtttgcctacattcaacctgttcctaaaaagggtgaccgctctaatccctcaaactaccatcctattgctttaatttcctgcttatctaaagtttttgaatctatcctcaacaggaagattcttaaacatctatcacttcacaaccttctatctgatcgccagtatgggttccgtcaaggccgctctactggtgatcttctggctttccttactgagtcttggtcatcctcttttagagactttggtgaaacttttgctgttgccttggacttatcaaaagcctttgatagagtctggcacaaagctttgatttccaaactaccctcctacggtttctatccttctctctgtaacttcatctcaagtttcctttctgaccgttctattgctgctgtggtagacggtcactgttcttctcttaaatctattaacagtggtgttcctcagggttctgtcctgtcacccactctcttattattcattaatgatcttctaaaccaaacttcttgtcctatccactcctatgctgatgataccaccctgcacttttccacgtcttttcatagacgtccaacccttcaggaggtaaacatatcacgcagggaagccacagaacgcctgacttctgatctttctaaaatttctgattggggcagagcaaacttggtattgttcaatgcctcaaaaactcaattcctccatctatcaactcgacacaatcttccagacaactatcccctcttcttcaatgacactcaactgtccccctcttctacactgaacatcctcggtctgtcctttacttataatctgaactggaaacttcacatctcatctctagctaaaacagcttctatgaagttaggtattctgagacgtctccaccagtttttctcacccccccagctactaactctgtacaagggccttatccgtccatgtatggagtatgcttcacatgtctggggggggttccactcatactgctgttctagacagggtggaatcaaaagcttttcgtctcatcaacttctctcctctaactgactgtcttcagcccctctctcaccgccgcaatgttgcatatctagctgtcttctaccgttattttcatgccaactgctcttctgatcttggtaactgcatgcctcccctcctcccgcggcctcgctgcacaaggctttcttctttctctcactcctattctgtccacctctctaacgcaagagttaaccagtattctcaatcattcatccctttctctggtaaactctggaactccttgcctgcttctgtatttccaccttcctatgacttgaattccttcaagagggaggtttcaagacacttatccaccaatttttgaccactgctttgacccttttaagggactggcatttcagtgggcattttttttttattagatttttgttgcccttggccagtatccttcctacataaaaaaaaaaaaaaaaatatatatatatatatatatatatataatgcccCCATCTCCGTTGTGTCACTCGCAAgctaggttattattattattttttttttattattattgtcttttttttctctctctatttggtGAGGAAATACCTACACTCACTGATTTAtggtctttattttcccttcacttGTGGTAGTGTTAACACTAATTCACACGTCATTCATATCACATCAGGTAGCGTAAAGTATCTTTTTAGTATCGCTGAAGATTTCATTACAATCGTGTAAATACCGGCCGAACTAATCACTTGACATACTTCACACattcaccaataacaataatgggcaTTAGTGTTTGGATATTACATGAGTGTACAGTTTCATTCACCTGGCGAGGGTGGTATTATTCACGCACGTGACTCGATAAATAATTAACTGGTGcttacataagaataaacaatCTCCTTATTACATTTTCCTATAACCCTGGTATAACACAGCCTAATCAGCATTCCAAGGACCGAACCAGGTGGTTACGTCCCCGTATGATAACCAGAGATACTGCACAACCTTAATAATCCGTGAACTAAACACTCCGTTCTCAAACTATTAAGTATACCtaaccaaaaacacacactaaGGACGCACAGACAGACTTTTCCTCTACCTTCACTGGTTTCCCTGTAGTGTAAGCAAGCCAAGATCTCTCTATAGTGTAAGCAAGCCAAAATCTCTCTGAGCGATGTattgataagaaaatatatctacAAATATGAATAGTAATTACTTCAAACTTAGAGCGACGTACCTGTGAGCAAGCCATGCAAGTCAGACCGGCGTCCCCACGCTACGAACCTCCTTAGTTTTCAGATTCTTCCTCAAGGTAATTTGCAAATGATTTGATTCAACCGTATAATAAACGTTTACATTACTTTACTCATATAATGACCTGGTGTATTTGTTCTTCTgagtaacaaggtgaaaaatttTAGCCACAAGCTAATATCTTGTATGAAAATAATGCCTTTATTCATAAAGAAAATCGATCATCCATTTCCTGCAGGCTCCAACatgttgtctgtgtgtctgtatgtctcgggGATGTATGAATGATGTAATAACGACTAAATCTTACCAATAATTCTTATATTAACTTAATTTTACTTATATTAACCGAATATTACTTATATTAGCTTAATATTACGTCCCCGGCactacatacgcacacacacacgcacacatacacagggtGTCCCACTAGTTAAGGTACACACTTCGGGATTTTTACCATATAGCTGTGGCGGACCTATAGAATTAAGCACCTAAAAGTACACAGGCCTGAGACTTATCAGGATACATAGCCGAGTTTTCAGCACGAGTGTAGAGAGCAGGCTGTTGACTGGAGCAGTTGTTTACTGTGCTGGAGTGTGACTTAAATGCGCTTGATGCTTGCCTATAAATACTCGGAGTGAATCCTACTCGAACCCAGATCAGTATTTTAAGTAGGTTCTTCATTAAACTTAAATTTATTATAAACAGCAATCACCATTATCTTTATTCtattgtgatatatatattaatctaAAAAAGTTTTGATGGTGTTAAACATAAAGGAATATTAGTAAAATGGCAATAAACAACTTTTCTGATTAGCATTACTTTTGAGACAAATGCCCCTACATTCTAGTGCATCCAgggaaggcaagttcttattcttttcgttATGTGTCGATGTGTTGTCCCTGACTAGCTGTACCGCGTCCAGCAGATTTGAGTTGCCAGTTATGTATtttccttgcagtgttaccacgTCGGGAGAgaatacacactctctctctctctctctttctctctctcttcgggaCTTCTACATTTAACACCCCTAAAAATTCATtttaataccctatttgccctgtttttgCCCTCTAAGCATTGCTTTCTTACACGGAGTTCAGAGGTAACTATAACTcgtaaatctttttcgtaccatGGACCTACCAGaacttcgttgtttattgtgtacctactgtgggtttcctctacctatgctaaaTACTTtccatttgttgatattaaattgcgtttgccatctgtctgtccattcgttcatcctattcaAGTCTCCCTTCGATTCTggcctaattaatctatcttcgtgtcatccgtaaatttactaacatcactactaatttcaCAATCCAAGTCATcgatatatattacaaacaacaatgACCCTAATACTGAATCCTGTGGCAGCCTAATTACTTCAAACTACTAGGATTTacagccatttattacaactctatCGCCTGTCAATTAGCCACGATCTTGTCCAGTCTAActccttcccatctatcccatgcgccctaacctttttaagtagcctctgatggggtaccttgttaAACTTCTTTCGGCTGCTCTCAATTAGGAGTCGCCACAGCAGATCACTCTTCTCCAGTGCGCTCGATCTTTTGCGTCTTCCTCTGTCACGCCCACTTCCATGTTTCTCTTCacagcatccataaaccttctctttggttttcctctcttcctcctgccaggcAGATCCATGTCCAGCATCTTGCTCCCCACATACTCGTACCCTTCGTCACTCCTCCTGACATATCCAAACCACCTCAGCCTATCCTCCCTTGCTTTGTCCCCAAACCGACGTACGTGTGTTGTTCCTCTGATGCAATAATTTCTGATTTTATCCATCCTCGTCACTCCAAGAGCAAATCGCAACATCTTCAATTCTGCTACTTCCAACTCCGCTTCCTGCTTTTTTGTTAGTGGTACTGTTTCCATACCGTACAGCATGGTGGGTCTCACTACTGTTTTATAAATCTTTCCCTTTGTTCTCCCGGAAATCTTTCTGTCACATGTCACTACTGCCGTCTTCCTCCACCCATCCCATCCCGCTTGCACTCTACTTCACCTCCCTACCACAATCTCCATTACTCTGTACCGTGGACGCCAAATATCTAAATTCATCAACATTTGTCATTTGCACACCTTGTAGCCTTATtgtctccccatcacctccattGAGACACATGTACTCAGTCTTGCTCCTGCTCACTTTCAATCCCCTTTTCTCCAGTGCatatctccacctctctaattctgtctccacttctttccgGTTTTCGCAACAGATCACTACGTTGTCTGCGAACATCATAGTTCGTGGTGATTCCTGTCTGACctcatcagtcagtctgttCATCATTTCTGCAAACAGGAAAGGGCTCAAAGCCGATCCCTGGTGCAGTCCCACCTCCATTCCGAAACCCTCCGTCATTCCTGCAGCACACCTTACTGCTGTTACGCTGTTTTCGTACATGTCCTTCACCACCTTCACATACTTCTCTGCCACTCCCAAGCACCTCATGCAATACCACAGCTCTTCTCTCGGCACCCGATCGTAAGCCTTTTCTAGATCTAttctccttctgtccttccctgtacttctccatcatcatcctcatagTAAATATTGCGTCCGTTGTGCTTCTCCCTGGCATGAATCCAAACTGCTCATCACTGATCCTTACCACTCTCCGCAATTTCGTTTCCACGACTCTTTCCCATATCTTCATTGCATGACTCAACAGCTTAATTTCTCTATAGTTGTTGCAGCTTTGTACATCACCCTTGTTCTTGAAAATTGGTACTAGCACACTTTTTCTCTACTCATCTGGCATCTTCTCGCCTTCCAAGATCCCGTTGAACAGTCTGGTTAGCCAACCCACTGTCATCTCTCCTAAACTCCTCCATGCTTACACAGGTATCTTATCTGGGCTTAATGCTTTACCTCCCTTCATGCTCCTGAAAgccttcctcacctcttctctactGATCCTTGGCACTTCCTGATTTaactcttctacctcctctaaccttctttccctttcattttcgaTGTTCATCAGATCCTCAAaa
Proteins encoded in this window:
- the LOC135091540 gene encoding uncharacterized protein LOC135091540; this encodes MLYGMETVPLTKKQEAELEVAELKMLRFALGVTRMDKIRNYCIRGTTHVRRFGDKAREDRLRWFGYVRRSDEGYEYVGSKMLDMDLPGRRKRGKPKRRFMDAVKRNMEVGVTEEDAKDRAHWRRVICCGDS
- the LOC135091541 gene encoding uncharacterized protein LOC135091541; translation: MRCLGVAEKYVKVVKDMYENSVTAVRCAAGMTEGFGMEVGLHQGSALSPFLFAEMMNRLTDEVRQESPRTMMFADNVVICCENRKEVETELERWRYALEKRGLKVSRSKTEYMCLNGGDGETIRLQGVQMTNVDEFRYLASTVQSNGDCGREVK